A window of the Nisaea acidiphila genome harbors these coding sequences:
- a CDS encoding DUF7666 domain-containing protein, producing the protein MQNMTDQNGSAELLAWHFIDENMRDGRPVPPDGERLEHGAPAALCESGLHASERVLDALIYAPGNTICRVECDGVAGRQDDKLVCGARTILWRVEGEELLREFARKVALDVADLWEMPDGVRKFLESGNENLRVAARADARELSRSYVSADQVTAAAAAEAARAAAARTHAARATALAAAWAANKARGDNESWARYDSLLEELVEAARTSSADDDEWGDFADEFEMEIG; encoded by the coding sequence ATGCAGAACATGACAGACCAGAACGGATCCGCAGAACTGCTCGCTTGGCATTTCATCGACGAGAACATGCGCGACGGTCGGCCCGTCCCGCCGGACGGCGAACGGCTTGAGCATGGCGCCCCAGCCGCGCTTTGCGAATCCGGCCTGCACGCCTCCGAACGCGTGCTTGACGCCCTTATCTATGCTCCCGGCAATACGATCTGCCGTGTCGAGTGCGACGGTGTTGCCGGCCGCCAGGACGACAAGCTGGTCTGCGGTGCACGCACCATCCTCTGGCGCGTCGAGGGCGAGGAGTTGCTGAGAGAATTCGCCCGCAAGGTCGCGCTGGACGTCGCCGATCTCTGGGAGATGCCCGACGGGGTGCGCAAGTTCCTCGAATCCGGAAACGAGAATCTCCGCGTTGCCGCCCGCGCCGACGCGCGTGAGCTGTCGCGCAGCTACGTCAGTGCCGACCAGGTAACGGCGGCCGCGGCGGCCGAGGCGGCACGCGCGGCGGCGGCACGCACCCACGCGGCTCGCGCGACCGCGCTCGCCGCGGCCTGGGCCGCGAACAAGGCGCGCGGCGACAATGAAAGCTGGGCGCGCTATGACAGCCTCCTCGAAGAACTGGTCGAGGCCGCGCGGACCTCTTCCGCGGACGATGACGAGTGGGGCGATTTCGCCGATGAGTTCGAAATGGAGATCGGCTGA
- a CDS encoding ABC transporter ATP-binding protein, translated as MTVQSHIQVNRLSVHYGVGGNLFGKGGVLKAVDDISLEIPRGSFFGLVGESGSGKTTLGRAILKAAPISEGEVYYKDEDVDYDVGKLSKSELKDYRKRTQLIFQDPYAALSPRMTVRDIIAEPLEVMKLTKNRAETDERVREIAAKCRLNLEHLRRFPHAFSGGQRQRISIARALVCQPKFLVADESVAALDVSIQADILNLLKSLQKEMDITFLFISHDLSVVAHTCDVVAVMYLGAIVEMAPSRELFTAPKHPYTKALLSAIPSLDPDDRGKAQKLEGEIPSPLNKPSGCRFHTRCPMAAARCSVDAPVWREHSPSHFTACHFAE; from the coding sequence GTGACCGTGCAGAGTCATATTCAGGTCAATCGCCTCTCGGTGCATTACGGCGTCGGCGGCAACCTCTTCGGCAAGGGAGGCGTGCTGAAAGCGGTCGACGATATCAGCCTTGAGATTCCGCGCGGCTCGTTCTTCGGGCTCGTGGGGGAGAGCGGGTCCGGCAAGACCACGCTCGGCCGCGCGATCCTGAAGGCCGCGCCGATTTCCGAAGGCGAGGTCTATTACAAGGACGAGGATGTCGATTACGACGTCGGCAAGCTCAGCAAGTCCGAACTGAAGGACTACCGTAAGCGGACCCAGCTGATCTTCCAGGACCCTTATGCCGCGCTCAGTCCGCGCATGACCGTGCGCGACATCATCGCCGAGCCGCTCGAGGTGATGAAGCTGACGAAGAACCGCGCGGAAACCGATGAGCGGGTTCGTGAGATCGCCGCCAAGTGCCGTCTCAACCTGGAACATCTGAGGCGCTTTCCGCATGCCTTCTCAGGCGGTCAGCGTCAGCGGATTTCCATCGCCCGGGCCCTGGTCTGCCAGCCGAAGTTTCTGGTGGCCGACGAGAGCGTCGCGGCGCTCGATGTTTCTATCCAGGCGGACATCCTGAACCTTCTGAAGTCGCTTCAGAAGGAGATGGACATCACCTTCCTTTTCATCAGTCACGACCTGAGCGTGGTCGCTCATACCTGCGACGTCGTGGCGGTGATGTATCTCGGAGCGATTGTCGAAATGGCGCCGAGCCGCGAGTTGTTTACGGCACCGAAGCACCCCTACACAAAGGCTCTGCTCTCCGCGATCCCGTCACTCGATCCGGACGACCGCGGCAAGGCGCAGAAGTTGGAAGGGGAGATCCCGTCGCCGCTGAACAAGCCGTCCGGCTGCCGATTTCACACCCGCTGCCCGATGGCGGCGGCGCGCTGTTCTGTCGATGCGCCTGTTTGGCGGGAGCATTCGCCGTCGCATTTCACCGCATGCCATTTCGCGGAATAG
- a CDS encoding response regulator: MAKVLIVDDSRLVRLTIKTILSRAEGMEVVGEAENGREGVDMARELNPDVVTLDIEMPVMNGIECLRRLRILSPAKVIVLSSLTHPASPKAVEARLVGADAVIGKPSGSVSKDVDASGGNLLVETIHRVMGNGPRGEMPA, translated from the coding sequence ATGGCCAAGGTCCTGATTGTCGATGACTCCCGTCTGGTGCGCCTGACGATCAAGACCATCCTTTCCCGTGCGGAGGGAATGGAGGTTGTCGGGGAAGCCGAGAACGGGCGGGAGGGCGTCGATATGGCACGCGAGCTGAATCCGGACGTGGTTACGCTCGATATCGAGATGCCGGTCATGAACGGAATCGAATGTCTCCGCCGGCTGCGTATCCTCTCGCCGGCCAAGGTGATCGTGCTTTCCTCGCTGACCCACCCGGCATCGCCAAAGGCGGTGGAAGCGCGCCTGGTCGGCGCAGACGCGGTGATCGGTAAGCCGTCGGGGTCCGTGAGCAAGGATGTGGATGCGAGCGGAGGCAATCTGCTGGTCGAGACGATCCATCGCGTGATGGGCAACGGCCCCCGTGGGGAGATGCCGGCATGA
- a CDS encoding ABC transporter permease, whose translation MLRFIQFTATRAAMAVVTLLLVSFIVFTLMELVPANCAERYLAWKNTQGEQISVEDIRAEEQRLGLDKPYIQRWATWVGNVFFKGDFGDSCILRVNINQLLGEKIWISLGICFVALLVAYLIALPVGIISATVASPALNNGLRLVSYLGLALPNFLLALMIMLFSTMVFGDSMTGMFSKEFRDAPWSWDRILDFLSHAWLPIFILGWSATAFALQTVRALMSDEYGKLYVTAARARGVHGRKLLWRYPARHALGPIINSLGFDLNRVFNELPIVAVILTLSEAGALLLEGLARSNDQQLAGAIIFMLTASIVSLNFLTDVLLSIIDPRVRKSVMGG comes from the coding sequence ATGCTGAGATTCATTCAATTCACGGCGACGCGTGCGGCCATGGCCGTGGTCACGCTGTTGCTGGTTTCGTTCATCGTTTTCACGCTGATGGAGTTGGTGCCGGCGAATTGCGCCGAGCGCTATCTCGCCTGGAAGAACACCCAGGGCGAGCAGATCAGCGTCGAGGATATCCGCGCCGAGGAGCAGCGCCTCGGTCTCGACAAGCCCTATATCCAGCGCTGGGCGACCTGGGTCGGAAACGTCTTCTTCAAAGGCGATTTCGGCGACAGCTGCATCCTGCGCGTCAATATCAATCAGTTGCTCGGCGAGAAGATCTGGATCTCGCTCGGGATATGTTTCGTTGCGCTCCTGGTTGCCTATCTGATCGCCTTGCCGGTCGGGATCATATCCGCCACCGTGGCAAGCCCGGCGCTCAATAACGGCCTGCGCCTCGTCTCCTATCTCGGCCTTGCGCTGCCGAACTTCCTGTTGGCGCTGATGATCATGTTGTTCTCCACCATGGTCTTCGGCGACTCGATGACCGGCATGTTCTCGAAGGAATTCCGGGACGCCCCATGGTCCTGGGACAGGATCCTGGATTTCCTTTCGCATGCCTGGCTGCCGATTTTCATCCTGGGCTGGTCGGCCACGGCCTTCGCGCTGCAGACCGTGCGCGCACTGATGTCCGACGAATACGGTAAGCTCTATGTAACGGCCGCTCGGGCCCGCGGTGTCCATGGCCGCAAGCTGCTCTGGCGCTACCCGGCGCGGCATGCGCTCGGACCGATCATCAATTCGCTCGGCTTCGATCTGAACCGCGTCTTCAACGAGCTGCCGATCGTCGCGGTCATTCTGACCCTCTCCGAGGCGGGCGCACTTCTTCTCGAAGGTCTTGCACGCTCGAACGACCAGCAGCTTGCTGGCGCGATCATCTTCATGCTGACCGCCTCCATCGTGTCGCTGAACTTCCTCACCGACGTTCTGCTCTCGATTATCGATCCGCGCGTGCGGAAAAGCGTGATGGGAGGCTGA
- a CDS encoding ABC transporter ATP-binding protein, whose product MTAPLISVQNLTVQFKTDEGLITTVDNVSFDIAPGEVLGLVGESGSGKSVTAKSLMKLNAGNTVYGPESRITLNLDDGPVDVLSLRRAKELNVVRGGAISMIFQEPMASFAPAITVGDQMVEQLLLHSSMNKKQARELSIEMLDRVGISEPSKRIDQYAFEFSGGMRQRAMIAMALSTKPKLLIADEPTTALDVTIQAQVIELMKDLVDEFGMGILFITHDLGVIAQTADRVAVMYLGRVMETGSVREVIRTPAHPYTRGLLNALPKLEDLDEPLTPVPGDIPSPLERPQGCVFHTRCPQFVPGTCDAARPEAVAVSGSHSAACALVESGMEAVS is encoded by the coding sequence ATGACGGCACCGCTCATTTCCGTTCAGAACCTGACGGTGCAGTTCAAGACCGACGAAGGTCTGATCACCACCGTCGACAATGTCTCCTTCGACATCGCGCCGGGCGAGGTGCTCGGCCTCGTCGGCGAGAGCGGCTCCGGGAAATCGGTGACGGCGAAATCGCTGATGAAGCTCAATGCGGGCAATACGGTCTACGGGCCGGAAAGCCGCATCACACTCAATCTCGATGACGGTCCCGTGGACGTGCTTTCCCTGAGGCGGGCGAAAGAGCTGAACGTCGTGCGCGGCGGCGCCATCTCGATGATCTTCCAGGAGCCGATGGCGAGCTTCGCGCCGGCGATCACCGTCGGCGACCAGATGGTCGAACAGCTCCTTCTGCATAGCTCCATGAACAAGAAGCAAGCGCGTGAGCTTTCGATCGAGATGCTGGATCGGGTCGGGATATCGGAGCCGTCCAAGCGCATCGACCAATACGCTTTCGAGTTTTCCGGCGGCATGCGCCAGCGGGCGATGATCGCGATGGCGCTTTCGACCAAACCGAAGCTGCTGATCGCCGACGAGCCGACGACCGCGCTGGACGTAACGATCCAGGCGCAGGTGATCGAGTTGATGAAGGATCTGGTCGACGAGTTCGGCATGGGGATCCTCTTTATCACCCACGATCTCGGCGTGATCGCGCAGACCGCCGACCGGGTTGCGGTGATGTATCTCGGCCGGGTGATGGAGACGGGCAGCGTGCGCGAAGTCATTCGCACGCCGGCCCACCCCTACACACGCGGCTTGCTGAACGCGCTGCCGAAACTGGAAGATCTGGACGAACCTTTGACCCCGGTCCCTGGCGATATCCCGAGCCCGCTCGAACGGCCGCAAGGCTGCGTGTTCCATACCCGTTGCCCGCAATTCGTTCCCGGCACCTGCGACGCCGCGCGGCCGGAAGCGGTTGCCGTCTCGGGCAGCCATTCGGCCGCCTGCGCTCTCGTTGAATCCGGTATGGAGGCAGTGTCGTGA
- a CDS encoding porin produces MFSSPCLKFAVAIGLLVFSVARADAQSAAVDPQVLESLKTLIEAQQQQLQRQAETIEALKQRVEGLERTTTEVRDTAVAAKSAADEVQQAVEAGGVGDPTISSGQEKVKLSIYGQVNRALNVADDGNATDVYFVDNDTSNSRVGFSGTAKVDGTTIGSVLEIGFSANNSYNVSQDSERASDDVSVRKADVYIRNDDYGKLSFGKGSAAGDDTAEYDLSLVAGPIMYSGVADIVGGLKFTQNGALTSTTVGDAFFNFDSNRQDRVRYDTVNFGPGIQGSVSAGSDERYDIALTWGGDYGDWTGVDYGNFTTLGAISLADPNSSGVDYRVAGSFSVLHNPSGISATFSGGMDERNDNREPFNLYGKLAMDKDYFSIGATGFGVDLTYSEDIAALGDEGFSAGLAIVQLYEEFGAEFYAQLRMFDLDRQGNSDLEGIYVGTVGTRVKF; encoded by the coding sequence ATGTTCTCTTCCCCTTGCCTGAAATTCGCCGTCGCAATTGGTTTGCTTGTCTTTTCCGTTGCTCGGGCCGATGCACAGAGCGCCGCGGTAGATCCGCAGGTCCTCGAGTCCCTCAAAACCCTGATCGAAGCGCAGCAACAGCAACTGCAGCGTCAGGCCGAAACGATCGAGGCTCTGAAGCAGCGCGTCGAGGGGCTGGAGCGAACAACGACCGAAGTACGCGATACCGCCGTAGCCGCCAAGAGCGCAGCCGACGAGGTTCAGCAGGCCGTGGAGGCCGGCGGCGTCGGGGATCCGACGATCAGTTCCGGACAGGAGAAGGTCAAACTCTCGATCTACGGGCAGGTCAACCGGGCGCTGAACGTCGCCGACGACGGAAACGCGACGGATGTCTATTTCGTCGATAACGACACCTCGAATTCGAGGGTCGGTTTCAGCGGCACGGCGAAGGTGGATGGAACGACCATCGGCTCGGTGCTGGAAATCGGTTTCAGCGCGAACAATTCGTACAATGTCAGCCAGGACAGCGAACGGGCGAGCGACGACGTTTCGGTCCGCAAGGCCGACGTCTATATCCGCAACGACGATTACGGAAAGCTGTCCTTCGGCAAGGGATCGGCGGCCGGGGACGATACGGCCGAATACGATCTTTCTCTGGTGGCCGGACCGATCATGTATTCCGGTGTCGCCGATATCGTTGGCGGGCTGAAATTCACCCAGAACGGAGCCCTGACAAGCACAACCGTGGGCGACGCTTTCTTCAATTTCGACAGTAACCGGCAGGACCGGGTGCGTTACGACACCGTCAATTTCGGTCCGGGGATTCAGGGCTCGGTTTCCGCCGGTTCGGACGAGCGATACGATATCGCCCTGACCTGGGGCGGCGACTACGGTGACTGGACCGGTGTGGACTACGGCAACTTCACCACGCTCGGTGCGATCTCTCTCGCGGACCCTAACTCCTCCGGTGTGGACTACAGGGTCGCCGGGTCTTTCTCCGTGCTTCACAATCCGAGCGGTATCAGCGCCACTTTTTCCGGCGGTATGGATGAGCGGAACGACAATCGGGAGCCGTTCAACCTCTATGGCAAGCTGGCAATGGACAAGGACTACTTCAGTATCGGTGCGACCGGATTCGGTGTGGACCTGACCTACAGCGAGGACATCGCGGCCCTCGGGGACGAGGGGTTCTCGGCCGGTCTCGCAATCGTCCAGCTCTATGAAGAATTCGGGGCGGAATTCTATGCGCAATTGCGTATGTTCGACCTCGACAGGCAGGGGAACTCGGATCTTGAGGGCATTTATGTCGGGACCGTCGGCACGCGCGTGAAATTCTGA
- a CDS encoding chemotaxis protein CheW, with amino-acid sequence MSVAESVFETQKIPVLLFQSGDRRYGVMLSSVREVVEIEDMEPIEGDREDEHEEYIGVMVLRKEPIPLVVVRPGVHDPVTELPMCIVLQRGHAVIGLAVQKIIGIRNFDPAHPTKGLTSSDQAQHAYLDEEGKIVQAVDPDRWFNAQSTLPLLADQRALKLVPDEKEEVKKARKTFMALTVKGHLYAVDSSLVERAIDDVGTTPLPKRPGVRLDSVIEVSGSVLPVLRLTPDGFESQTIHIIVNYYDQKWAIATEQVLGIVSDESPPGPATDESQARVISHKGAFHEVIDLSALISQMVPDFVRSDGRG; translated from the coding sequence ATGAGCGTGGCGGAAAGCGTTTTCGAGACCCAGAAGATCCCGGTCCTGCTGTTCCAGTCCGGCGACCGCCGCTACGGCGTGATGCTCTCCAGCGTCCGCGAGGTGGTCGAGATCGAGGATATGGAGCCGATCGAGGGCGACCGCGAGGACGAGCACGAGGAATATATCGGCGTGATGGTGCTTCGGAAGGAGCCGATCCCGCTTGTAGTGGTGCGCCCGGGCGTCCACGATCCTGTGACTGAACTGCCGATGTGTATCGTGCTGCAGCGGGGCCATGCGGTCATCGGTCTTGCTGTGCAGAAGATCATCGGGATCCGGAATTTCGACCCCGCGCATCCGACCAAGGGGCTGACATCCTCGGATCAGGCCCAGCACGCCTATCTCGACGAGGAAGGCAAGATTGTCCAGGCGGTCGATCCGGACCGCTGGTTCAATGCCCAGAGCACGTTGCCGCTGCTCGCCGACCAGCGCGCCCTGAAACTCGTTCCGGACGAGAAGGAAGAGGTCAAGAAGGCCCGAAAGACCTTCATGGCGCTGACCGTGAAGGGGCATCTTTATGCGGTCGACTCAAGCCTCGTGGAACGTGCGATTGACGATGTCGGCACCACACCGCTGCCGAAGCGCCCGGGTGTCCGGCTCGATTCCGTGATCGAGGTGAGCGGTAGCGTGCTGCCGGTCCTGCGGCTGACCCCGGACGGATTCGAGAGCCAAACGATCCATATCATCGTGAATTACTACGACCAGAAATGGGCGATCGCGACCGAACAGGTGCTCGGGATCGTCTCGGACGAAAGCCCGCCCGGCCCGGCGACGGATGAGAGCCAGGCGCGGGTGATTTCCCACAAGGGTGCGTTCCATGAAGTGATCGATCTTTCGGCGCTGATCTCGCAGATGGTGCCCGATTTCGTCCGATCCGACGGCAGGGGATGA
- a CDS encoding ABC transporter permease produces MVDQTVSGAPEKSVDQKSKEAYFTASQAQLVWARFKKNRAAMVASCVLLAIVLMGLFAPFLSPYDPTIAGRDKEYQNGAPQIPMFCDHNGCSARPFLHTLERTRSIKTNFRWVTTVNTEKRRYVTFFPEGWEYRLFSVQIDLPGEMLDINIPGFRMTTHLFGIEEGGIHLFGTDHGGKDIFSRTLHAIYTSLAVGTIGVFISFVLALIIGGVSGYFGGVTDGVLQMVTDAVRTVPAIPLFMALAAFVPDEWSSEARFFFISIILGFIGWPTLARRVRTHLLTERNQEYVLAARLCGASAGHIIGRHLLPSFTSYIIVDLVISFPYMVLSETALSFIGLGLKEPVNSLGVMLQNVTSADVLLNYQWYFIPVVFFVGMVLAFVFVGDGLRDAADPYSDHK; encoded by the coding sequence ATGGTCGATCAAACCGTTTCCGGCGCTCCCGAAAAAAGCGTCGACCAGAAATCCAAGGAAGCCTATTTCACCGCGAGTCAGGCCCAGCTTGTGTGGGCCCGGTTCAAGAAGAACCGGGCGGCGATGGTGGCGAGCTGCGTACTGCTCGCGATCGTTCTGATGGGCCTCTTCGCCCCCTTCCTTTCGCCCTACGATCCGACGATCGCGGGGCGGGACAAGGAGTATCAGAACGGCGCGCCGCAGATCCCGATGTTTTGCGACCACAATGGCTGTTCGGCGCGTCCGTTCCTGCACACGCTGGAGCGCACCCGCTCGATCAAGACGAATTTCCGCTGGGTGACGACCGTCAACACGGAGAAGAGGCGCTACGTTACTTTCTTCCCGGAAGGCTGGGAATACCGGCTGTTCAGCGTTCAGATCGACCTGCCGGGCGAGATGCTCGACATCAACATCCCGGGCTTCAGAATGACGACCCATCTCTTCGGCATCGAGGAGGGCGGGATCCATCTTTTCGGTACCGATCACGGTGGCAAAGACATCTTCTCCCGGACTTTGCACGCGATCTACACGTCGCTGGCGGTCGGTACGATCGGTGTCTTCATCAGTTTCGTACTCGCCCTCATCATCGGCGGTGTTTCCGGCTATTTCGGCGGGGTGACGGACGGTGTGCTGCAGATGGTCACGGACGCCGTCCGGACCGTGCCAGCGATCCCGCTCTTCATGGCGCTTGCCGCCTTCGTTCCGGACGAATGGAGTTCGGAGGCCAGGTTCTTCTTCATCTCGATCATTCTCGGCTTCATCGGCTGGCCCACTCTGGCGCGCCGCGTGCGGACCCATTTGCTGACCGAGCGGAACCAGGAATACGTGCTCGCGGCCCGGCTTTGCGGCGCTTCGGCCGGGCACATTATCGGCCGGCACCTGCTGCCGAGCTTTACCAGCTATATCATCGTCGATCTGGTGATTTCCTTCCCGTACATGGTGCTCTCGGAAACCGCGCTCAGCTTCATCGGCCTTGGCCTGAAGGAGCCGGTCAACTCGCTCGGGGTGATGCTGCAGAACGTCACCAGCGCGGACGTGCTGCTGAATTACCAATGGTACTTCATCCCGGTCGTCTTCTTCGTCGGCATGGTGCTCGCCTTCGTCTTCGTCGGTGACGGGCTCCGCGATGCGGCCGACCCCTATTCGGATCACAAGTGA
- a CDS encoding chemotaxis protein CheA gives MSGFDDGPGAEMWELFEQESEDYLGQIESLLSGSAADLMNPETMSALFRAMHSLKGVSASLGLTGIELVAHHAEDLLDLFRNGEAQPDEATRDLLLQTADTLIEIREACVADHVDAPADMQLVSQLSGAKAQLKSGGTVAPMQQAVPPITTPEPVMAPTPAPEPVVAPEPSVPPPPPPSPPAPPLEASSEEEAAPSGQMSMQVSQEPADPSEAEFQPSTVEPFAEVVKSELGQLAEALESPELESLDMQGISSSIFAIREVANDVGYLGISAVLDEIADQLRDAERLDKTELTRGLCLFVHRLRVLSELAGAGISMEDVDDSMSPHISKEARDVVDRLSVGGGASRDWELVGVLARALGVMRISALARLASELTIQDGWRERPGAMDVLDEIRRESQVIGIEGLNVSSLDMRRETYDRLRDQMALLLTNAEAAVAELRTSLGDEIFNSLSPAARQQIADFLKEPNAKLLEIQAMLPDGPDYTMQVMARIDQERVMSNRVLVDIDPDLYQFLIGVSGSPEPLMMSLQGIGGASQAIQSWNVLASNAVQSAPAAPQAQPAPPQPSPQPAAAPAAEEAANVMHIGDDWTVGQSAPQRPVPPSPQATPPQPAPAAASAQPAAAQQSQLQPVAQDSNVPAERTEGGAPSRNVGGGSLRVSSELVDNYLDTVAELRLCISRIEQGASEAGFASTIAELRSVAKQTGARKAERLNLAASHIDEAGKVLANQIAKAETTLRMLHSVTLQLRVVPISIVLGRMPRLVRDLSRSLGKQVNLEIEDGDIQIDKSMVDALMEPLVHMIRNAMDHGIEGAEERVQAGKPEKATLTLEATQNGNVAQIMIADDGRGLNTSRIRGKAIERGLISDQDASRMSEREIQRLIFAPGFSTAAAVTETSGRGVGMDVVLTTIRRLGGAIDIDSVEGEGTKFYLSFPVSAALQRIVVVTDGERDLGLPERAIVEVIEVRRSAIQEVGELAGIQHRDGFLPVRSIETMLGWETPEEAASQSAMPVVIIGTPQRRVGVAVSRVKRRQEVFMKELHPALNAVDVLAGATVMGEGQPLLVLDPETLIAIAGG, from the coding sequence ATGAGCGGTTTCGACGACGGCCCCGGCGCGGAAATGTGGGAGCTCTTCGAGCAGGAGAGCGAGGATTATCTGGGTCAGATCGAGAGCCTGCTGTCCGGCAGCGCGGCTGATCTGATGAATCCGGAAACCATGAGCGCGCTTTTCCGCGCCATGCATTCCCTGAAGGGCGTGTCCGCTTCGCTCGGGCTGACCGGTATCGAGCTGGTGGCGCACCATGCGGAAGACTTGCTGGATCTGTTCCGCAACGGCGAGGCGCAGCCGGACGAGGCGACGCGCGATCTGTTGCTGCAGACGGCCGACACGCTGATCGAAATCCGAGAAGCCTGCGTCGCCGACCATGTCGACGCACCGGCCGACATGCAGCTCGTTTCCCAGCTTTCGGGGGCCAAGGCACAGCTCAAGAGCGGTGGGACGGTCGCGCCGATGCAACAAGCGGTGCCGCCAATTACGACGCCGGAGCCCGTGATGGCGCCAACGCCTGCACCGGAGCCGGTTGTCGCGCCGGAACCGTCAGTGCCACCGCCGCCGCCACCTTCACCTCCGGCACCGCCTCTCGAGGCCAGCAGCGAGGAAGAGGCCGCGCCGTCCGGTCAGATGTCGATGCAGGTCTCCCAGGAGCCGGCCGACCCTTCCGAGGCTGAATTCCAGCCGTCCACGGTCGAACCGTTTGCCGAGGTGGTGAAGAGCGAGCTGGGCCAGCTCGCCGAGGCACTGGAGAGCCCCGAGCTGGAATCCCTTGATATGCAGGGGATCTCCAGCTCGATATTCGCGATCCGGGAAGTGGCCAACGATGTCGGCTATCTCGGGATCTCCGCCGTTCTGGACGAGATCGCGGACCAGCTTCGGGATGCGGAGCGACTGGACAAGACGGAGCTGACCCGCGGTCTCTGTCTCTTCGTGCACCGGCTGAGGGTCCTTTCCGAGCTCGCCGGCGCCGGGATCTCCATGGAAGATGTGGACGATTCCATGTCGCCGCATATCTCCAAGGAAGCCCGGGACGTGGTCGACCGGCTCTCGGTCGGCGGCGGTGCATCGCGTGACTGGGAACTGGTCGGCGTGCTGGCACGCGCGCTCGGCGTGATGCGCATCTCGGCTCTGGCCCGCCTTGCGAGCGAATTGACAATTCAGGATGGTTGGCGGGAGCGGCCGGGTGCAATGGATGTGCTCGACGAGATCCGCCGCGAGAGCCAGGTTATCGGGATCGAGGGGCTGAACGTTTCCTCGCTCGACATGCGCCGGGAAACCTACGACCGCCTGCGCGACCAGATGGCGCTGCTGCTGACCAATGCGGAAGCGGCGGTCGCAGAGCTCAGAACCTCGCTCGGCGATGAGATCTTCAATTCGCTCTCCCCGGCGGCGCGGCAGCAGATCGCGGATTTCCTGAAGGAGCCGAATGCCAAACTGCTTGAGATCCAGGCCATGCTGCCGGACGGGCCGGACTACACGATGCAGGTGATGGCCCGGATCGATCAGGAACGGGTGATGTCGAACCGTGTTCTGGTCGATATCGATCCGGATCTCTATCAGTTCCTGATCGGTGTGAGCGGCTCGCCGGAACCACTGATGATGTCTCTGCAGGGGATCGGCGGTGCGTCCCAGGCGATCCAATCCTGGAATGTGCTCGCCAGCAATGCGGTGCAAAGCGCACCGGCGGCCCCGCAGGCTCAGCCCGCTCCGCCGCAGCCGTCTCCCCAGCCCGCGGCCGCGCCGGCCGCCGAAGAGGCGGCGAATGTCATGCATATCGGTGACGATTGGACGGTCGGGCAGAGCGCGCCGCAGCGACCGGTGCCGCCGTCTCCGCAAGCGACTCCTCCACAGCCCGCGCCGGCTGCGGCATCAGCCCAGCCCGCCGCCGCTCAGCAATCCCAGCTGCAGCCTGTTGCGCAGGACTCCAATGTTCCGGCGGAACGCACGGAAGGCGGTGCGCCGAGCCGCAATGTCGGGGGCGGATCGCTCCGCGTTTCCTCCGAACTGGTGGATAACTATCTCGACACTGTCGCCGAACTCCGGCTCTGCATCTCGCGTATCGAGCAGGGGGCTTCGGAAGCCGGTTTCGCCAGCACGATCGCTGAACTCCGGTCGGTGGCCAAACAGACCGGTGCGCGAAAGGCGGAGCGTCTCAATCTCGCGGCGAGTCACATCGACGAAGCCGGTAAGGTTCTCGCGAACCAGATTGCGAAGGCCGAAACCACGCTCCGCATGCTGCATTCGGTCACCCTTCAGCTTCGCGTCGTGCCGATCAGCATCGTGCTCGGCCGGATGCCGCGTCTGGTCCGCGATCTCTCCCGCAGCCTTGGCAAGCAGGTCAATCTGGAAATCGAGGACGGCGATATACAGATCGACAAGTCGATGGTCGATGCGCTGATGGAGCCGCTTGTGCACATGATCCGCAATGCGATGGATCACGGCATCGAGGGGGCGGAAGAACGCGTTCAGGCGGGCAAGCCGGAAAAGGCGACGCTGACCCTCGAAGCGACCCAGAACGGCAATGTCGCACAGATCATGATCGCGGATGACGGCCGTGGCCTGAACACATCCCGCATCCGCGGGAAGGCTATCGAGCGCGGCCTGATCAGCGATCAGGACGCCTCCCGCATGTCCGAGCGCGAAATCCAGCGCCTGATCTTCGCGCCCGGCTTCTCGACCGCCGCCGCGGTCACCGAGACGTCCGGGCGTGGCGTCGGCATGGATGTGGTGCTGACCACCATCCGCCGTCTCGGCGGGGCCATCGATATCGATAGCGTCGAAGGCGAGGGTACGAAATTCTACCTGAGCTTCCCGGTTTCGGCCGCCTTGCAGCGGATCGTCGTCGTCACGGACGGGGAACGGGATCTCGGTTTACCCGAGCGGGCGATCGTCGAGGTGATCGAGGTGCGCCGGAGCGCGATCCAGGAAGTCGGCGAACTGGCCGGTATCCAGCATCGCGACGGCTTCCTGCCGGTCCGCTCGATAGAGACCATGCTCGGCTGGGAGACGCCGGAAGAGGCGGCCAGCCAGTCCGCCATGCCGGTGGTTATCATCGGCACGCCGCAACGACGTGTCGGGGTCGCGGTCTCGCGGGTCAAGCGCCGCCAAGAGGTCTTCATGAAGGAGCTTCATCCGGCGCTGAACGCGGTGGACGTTCTGGCGGGTGCGACGGTTATGGGCGAGGGGCAGCCGCTCTTGGTCCTCGATCCGGAAACACTGATCGCGATTGCAGGGGGTTGA